In Xyrauchen texanus isolate HMW12.3.18 chromosome 14, RBS_HiC_50CHRs, whole genome shotgun sequence, the following are encoded in one genomic region:
- the LOC127654555 gene encoding uncharacterized protein LOC127654555, with protein sequence MHHFFGNFGVGETEVDLHCDNCSGQNKNNFMLWYLAWRVGHKLHDKIEIHFLIAGHTKFSPDCGFGLIKQAYMKTRVNTLADIAEVVENSSPVSHLNIPQLVGTAEGKVLVQTFDWQQHLTRHFRRLPQIKSYQHFSFEAKRPGVVLAKVTVMHNLSNISYCCDGADLPPVDGLPVLAPPGLKIDRQTYLYEKIRPFCADEARDITCPAQGSQHRRVHRRGCECNFIGLCHKDFFLFTTPAMSLYQPTT encoded by the exons ATGCATCATTTCTTTGGCAACTTTGGAGTTGGAGAAACAGAGGTGGATCTTCATTGTGACAACTGCAGTGGGCAGAACAAGAACAACTTCATGCTCTGGTACCTTGCCTGGCGGGTTGGACACAAGCTTCACGATAAAATTGAAATCCACTTCCTTATTGCTGGCCACACCAAGTTTTCCCCTGACTGTGGCTTTGGACTCATCAAGCAAGCCTACATGAAGACAAGAGTCAACACTTTGGCAGACATCGCTGAG GTTGTGGAAAACAGCTCTCCTGTGAGTCACCTCAATATCCCACAGCTTGTTGGAACGGCAGAGGGCAAAGTTTTAGTCCAGACCTTCGACTGGCAGCAGCATCTGACTCGCCACTTCCGTAGACTCCCACAGATCAAGAGTTATCAGCACTTCAG CTTTGAAGCCAAGAGACCAGGTGTGGTGCTTGCAAAAGTCACCGTGATGCACAACCTGTCGAATATCAGCTACTGCTGCGACGGAGCAGATCTGCCCCCTGTCGACGGTCTTCCTGTCCTGGCCCCACCTGGACTGAAAATTGACAGGCAGACCTATCTATATGAAAAAATCAGGCCATTCTGTGCTGACGAGGCAAGAGACATCACATGCCCAGCGCAAGGGTCACAACACAGAAGAGTCCACAGAAGAGGATGCGAATGTAATTTCATTGGACTGTGTCACAAAGACTTTTTCTTGTTTACAACACCTGCaatgtcactttatcaaccaaccacctga